Proteins encoded together in one Primulina huaijiensis isolate GDHJ02 unplaced genomic scaffold, ASM1229523v2 scaffold39199, whole genome shotgun sequence window:
- the LOC140969005 gene encoding BOI-related E3 ubiquitin-protein ligase 1-like, translated as MPVQADFLSFENMGYGSFFGCGSQDGVMRFEDGLCFQEIMGHDVQRKGVMLPALGSCDNQAVVSSSEILSMEFLQCLSSEAERQNLEMNWFLQLENQNLRSLMQEATRKQAVVLHKHYESRIKFIMQKKDEQLSNARNKAIELQDFLRRAEMEAKAWETKATEKEAIVSDLNNNLKQFRLKEYSLCDSSSSSSSTKEMGKTEEDIRNIGCKLCEARRSCVVLFPCKHLCCCTACEPLLGLCPVCGTAKEASLEVFLGLQKPAKF; from the exons ATGCCTGTTCAGGCTGATTTTCTATCCTTCGAGAATATGGGCTATGGATCATTTTTCGGGTGCGGGTCACAGGATGGGGTTATGCGGTTCGAAGATGGCCTTTGTTTTCAAGAAATAATGGGTCATGATGTGCAGAGGAAAGGAGTTATGCTTCCAGCGTTAGGTTCTTGTGATAATCAAGCTGTTGTTTCTTCCTCTGAGATTCTTTCTATGGAGTTCCTGCAATGTTTGTCCTCTGAAGCTGAGAGGCAAAACCTTGAAATGAATTGGTTTCTTCAGTTGGAG AATCAGAATTTGAGATCACTCATGCAAGAAGCCACTCGGAAACAAGCTGTTGTGCTACACAAACACTACGAATCCAGAATCAAGTTCATAATGCAGAAAAAAGATGAACAACTAAGCAATGCAAGAAACAAAGCGATAGAGCTCCAAGATTTCTTGCGAAGAGCAGAAATGGAAGCCAAAGCCTGGGAGACAAAGGCCACAGAAAAAGAAGCCATTGTCTCTGACCTCAACAACAACCTGAAACAATTCAGACTGAAAGAGTATTCACTTTGTGATTCTTCCTCCAGCAGCAGCAGCACAAAGGAGATGGGAAAGACAGAAGAAGATATTAGAAACATTGGTTGCAAATTATGCGAAGCTCGAAGATCGTGTGTTGTTTTGTTCCCTTGCAAGCACCTGTGTTGCTGCACGGCGTGTGAGCCACTTTTGGGGCTCTGTCCAGTGTGTGGAACAGCGAAAGAGGCGAGTTTAGAGGTGTTCCTTGGCCTACAGAAGCCTGCAAAATTCTGA